A genomic stretch from Candidatus Binataceae bacterium includes:
- a CDS encoding agmatine deiminase family protein, whose translation MPPIPDDHRKRLAGYRMPAEWEPHLATYIVWPHNLDTWPGNFDPIPGVFAKMAAAIAACEPLRVLIKHPDAIETVRAMIREAARDETVMAGIDLFHLDTNDSWIRDHGPIFVNRTELRGPGPGQIALDWNFNSWGEKYGAFDLDDVVPRQLGGRYHFETIEPGIVLEGGSIDLNGMGTLMTTESCLLNRNRNPHLSREQIEDYLKSYLGATNILWLGDGIAGDDTDGHIDDLARFVAPDTVVTVVEEDPADVNYRVLQDNLNRLRTMRDERGAALKIETLPMPPALVYEGTRLPASYANFYIANGAVVMPTFDCPADAVATATLSRLFAGRRVVGIPATELVWGLGAVHCLTQQHPASRP comes from the coding sequence GTGCCGCCAATTCCCGACGACCATCGCAAGCGCTTGGCCGGCTATCGAATGCCGGCGGAGTGGGAACCGCATCTAGCCACCTACATCGTGTGGCCGCATAACCTCGACACCTGGCCGGGAAACTTCGACCCCATTCCGGGGGTGTTCGCGAAGATGGCCGCGGCGATCGCAGCCTGCGAACCACTGCGCGTACTGATCAAACACCCCGACGCTATCGAAACCGTTCGCGCGATGATCCGCGAGGCTGCCCGCGACGAGACAGTGATGGCGGGCATCGATCTGTTTCACCTGGACACCAACGATTCCTGGATCCGCGATCACGGTCCCATTTTCGTGAACCGAACTGAGCTCCGTGGACCCGGCCCCGGGCAAATCGCTTTGGACTGGAACTTCAATTCCTGGGGCGAAAAGTATGGCGCCTTCGATCTAGATGATGTGGTGCCGCGCCAACTGGGCGGTCGCTACCATTTTGAGACCATCGAACCCGGCATTGTCCTGGAGGGCGGTTCAATCGACCTCAATGGCATGGGCACCCTGATGACTACCGAGTCGTGCCTCCTAAACCGCAACCGCAATCCGCATCTCAGCCGCGAGCAGATCGAGGACTACCTGAAGAGTTACCTTGGAGCGACCAATATCTTGTGGCTCGGCGACGGAATTGCGGGCGACGACACCGATGGTCATATAGATGATCTGGCGCGCTTTGTTGCGCCCGATACGGTGGTCACCGTGGTCGAGGAAGATCCCGCGGACGTGAACTACCGGGTGCTCCAGGACAACCTCAATCGGCTGCGTACCATGCGCGACGAGCGAGGCGCGGCGCTGAAGATCGAAACTCTACCGATGCCACCGGCGCTGGTGTACGAAGGCACCCGCCTGCCCGCGTCTTACGCCAACTTCTATATTGCGAATGGCGCAGTTGTGATGCCGACCTTCGACTGTCCTGCGGATGCGGTTGCGACCGCGACCCTCTCGCGTCTGTTTGCCGGCCGCCGCGTGGTTGGCATTCCGGCGACCGAACTGGTTTGGGGGTTGGGTGCAGTGCATTGCCTCACCCAACAGCATCCGGCGTCTCGACCTTGA
- a CDS encoding lyase family protein gives MGERRRRRPAAGIRRERDLLGELEVPAHALYGIHTMRSLNNLSFSGRKLGDYPMYVGSLAVVKKAAARANRDAAVLPARLARAIESACDALIRGEHPEQFPVDMLGGGGEIAVNMNLNEVIANLANQSLGERRGGYAPVHPKTHVNASQSTSEVCHSAARIALVQMWQALESALDGCAAALDTSAREFAAVMTLARTCLRDAEATSLGEFFGGQAQAVRRRARELGRSIGSLRWINLGGTAIGSGRGAPAPYRARVLRHAREITGIALRTRANLYDAAQNLDDLGAVAAQLALLAEVLIKIAADLRLLSSGPDGGFGELNLPAVQEGSSFFPGKINPSVPETMLQCCFQVLGCERSVRLAVERGELNLNIFAAAAVTNLFDMISMLQRALVLLVERCLQGMTANAERCGALATRAIVRIAI, from the coding sequence ATGGGCGAACGGCGTAGGCGCCGGCCCGCCGCGGGGATCCGCCGCGAACGTGATCTGCTAGGCGAGCTCGAGGTACCCGCCCACGCGCTCTACGGCATTCACACTATGCGTTCGCTGAACAATCTGAGCTTTTCCGGCCGCAAGCTCGGCGACTATCCCATGTACGTCGGCTCCCTCGCCGTGGTGAAGAAGGCGGCAGCCCGCGCCAACCGCGATGCCGCCGTGCTTCCGGCCCGGCTCGCCCGCGCGATCGAGTCTGCGTGTGACGCGCTGATTCGCGGCGAACACCCGGAGCAGTTTCCGGTGGACATGCTTGGTGGTGGTGGCGAAATCGCCGTCAACATGAACCTTAACGAGGTGATTGCGAACCTCGCCAACCAGTCGCTGGGCGAACGCCGCGGCGGCTACGCGCCGGTACATCCCAAGACTCACGTAAACGCATCGCAGTCTACCTCGGAGGTCTGTCACTCGGCGGCGCGAATCGCGCTGGTGCAGATGTGGCAAGCTCTCGAGAGTGCGCTCGACGGCTGCGCCGCGGCCCTCGACACCAGCGCGCGCGAATTTGCGGCGGTCATGACTCTCGCGCGCACCTGTCTGCGCGATGCCGAAGCGACCTCGCTGGGAGAATTCTTTGGCGGACAGGCGCAGGCGGTAAGACGCCGCGCCCGTGAGCTCGGGCGCAGCATTGGGTCCCTACGATGGATTAACCTCGGCGGAACCGCGATCGGTTCGGGGCGCGGCGCGCCGGCGCCCTATCGGGCGCGGGTTTTGCGCCATGCTCGCGAGATCACCGGGATCGCGCTGCGGACCCGGGCGAATCTGTATGATGCGGCGCAGAATCTCGACGACCTCGGCGCAGTCGCCGCCCAGCTTGCGCTCCTGGCCGAGGTACTGATCAAAATTGCGGCGGATCTTCGTCTCCTGTCCTCGGGTCCAGACGGTGGGTTTGGTGAACTGAACCTGCCCGCAGTGCAGGAAGGTTCCTCCTTCTTTCCCGGTAAGATAAATCCTTCGGTTCCCGAAACCATGCTGCAGTGCTGCTTTCAGGTGCTCGGGTGCGAGCGATCGGTTCGTCTCGCGGTGGAGCGTGGCGAGCTCAATCTCAACATCTTTGCCGCGGCGGCGGTGACCAACCTGTTCGACATGATTTCGATGCTACAGCGGGCTTTAGTGCTCTTGGTCGAGCGCTGTCTGCAGGGCATGACGGCGAACGCCGAGCGCTGCGGCGCTCTCGCCACTCGCGCAATCGTAAGGATAGCGATTTAA